The Nicotiana tomentosiformis chromosome 9, ASM39032v3, whole genome shotgun sequence genome contains the following window.
ATCTCCAAGCGGTACCAGAGGAATCTTTCATAGAGAAGCAATGAAGCCTGAAAAACAATGAAGTTAGCAGAAGACATCAAAACCTAAGCAAGATTCACAAAGGGATACAAAGGGGTTGACGCCTTACCCAGTTCAGTGCCTGTTGCGCCTCGTTGAATAGGCTCGATGTGCCCACCTCATTCATAtttgcctggtcctcctcggtcaccaggcatcggagGTAGCTGGCTATGCCCACTAGAACGGACATGACCCGGGCATCCTTCGGCATTGAAAGAATGACCGTTCTCTTATGCTCGGAGCAGGAAATTGCTTCACTAATTTGGGCTCAAACTTGGCTCGCCAGCTCCCGAAAAAATCCTCCAGTGTGGCCATATCCATGCCATCAAAAAACATGTTGAGGGCATCATCTGGGCCCTATGCTCCCTCGCTTGACTTCTCTTTGCCCGCTTCGGCCTCTTCGAGCATAGACTCGGTATAGGAGGGCATCTCCGCGAGGTCAATAATATCGGTTGCCTCCTTCGGAGCAGGGGCGGCTTCCTGGGAGGCCACAACCTATATCTCTCCCTCTGGTTCCCGAGTTAGAGGGGGATCAACCTCGTGATCCTTTTTCTTGGTCATCGCCTGCTCCTCCTCATTAAGTGTCGACCCATGAGCGATGAAAAGGTCGTCATATTGGGGCTCATCCCTGAGCCGGTAGAGAGAATCGGGGTCTCATACCTTGGACTTGGTGCTCTTCTTGGGCCTCCGGACTTGGATGGCcacccttttcttcttcttcgcctCGATGTACGGGGAACCCGAGGACTTTCTCTTATTCTTCTCCTCCTTCGTGGAAACCCCGGGCTGCCCCTAAATGGAGGACTCGGTAACcgaggatagatccttgtcctcATCCAACGACCTAAGTTCGGTGCTCTTAGGCAAACCtgtaagaaaagagaaaaggtTAGCAATACGTAAGTTAAGAGCATGGTGATAATTATTCAAGGAAGaatctcaccatgagaacgggcctcccatttgCCCTTCGAAAGCTTGCGCCATGCACACTCAGAGTATGGCATCTGCTTGCAgatcccctcgatccactccttgaatcgGGGGATTGCATCAGGAACTTGGGCAACAGCTGCACGACCACAAGCATAGGAAATGAGATaaagaataaaaaaagaaaggaatACTCAAAAAAGACAATACGTACGAGAAACGGGATACGTTCCACTCCTCGGGGAACGGCGGGAACTCGGGAGGGATCAGGTATTCGGTTTTCACCCAAACAAACCTCCCCTGCCAACCTCGGTCTCGatcctcatcgatgctcgagaaaGGAGCCTTGCTTGCTCGGCGaacgagcttgatcagtccccctcggaagattcggggactgtgtAGGCAAAGTAGATGGTTGAGGGTGAATCGAGGGGCTTCAGTGTTGTTCACGAAATGGCGTAAGAGGATCACGGTCCGCCAGAAGGACGGGTGGATTTGCCCAAGGCACACCTCCTGCCTTTTGCATaaagcaaggactatggggtccACAAGGGCGAGCGTGAAGGGgaaagtgtaaacactcagatacccCTTCACGTGAGTAGTGATATCGTCATTGGGCCCGGGAACAACCACATCCTTACCCTCCCATTTACAGTCCGCTCGAACTATGGGTAGGGTTTCTTCAGTGACggagcatatgtatctccatgCTCCCTCGCCTCGGTCTTGTTGGCTAGAGGCCTTCTCATCCTTGAAATCGTCCCCGATAGAGCAGCCCCCGGGTATGAAGCTCTTCATAGGAGGCTCCTGAGCCACTTCGGGAACGGACACCTCGGCATCTGCGGTCGGGTGGGAAGATGAAGGAGCAGCCTACTGAGCCACTGACTTGGAGGTTTTTGCCATtgcaatttgtgaaatatgaagGTCTGAAGAagagtatgaaggtttgaagaaaatatgaagatttgaagatggtaTGAAGGTATGGGTTGAAGGTCCGAATAAAATGTATGaggatgaagatgaagatatgaaggctcAAAGAGCAAGGTATGAAGATTTGGAGAAGTTGAAAACCGTTTGAAAGTTCGGGGATAAAATCTAGAGTCAGAATGtgaaagaagtgaaaaaggtTGAAGTTTTTATAGGGGGAAGACAATCAATGCGCGACGTTTTGCATTCGAAGGCAACCAGCAGGTGACTGGCACGTGTCCGAAGTCAAAACGAtgcgactgatgggacgtttcggtTTACCAGCCATCTCAGTTGTAACGTACGAAGAAAGGACCGGGGTTCATCTATCGTTTCCTATCGTTTCGGTAAACCTACTCTCCGAAAAAcaaggggactatttgtatatggGTAAAATCAGGAACAATGCATACTCCGATTTCCCGGTGAAGAAGACGGAAGAAGGGCACGGACACACGAGGCCGAAATCGAGGCTGGAATCCCTTCGTATCAAGATCAATGAAAGGTGAATGATGTGTTCATCACCGGGCGTGATAAAGCAACGCTCCCTGGACCCAGAACATGCTCTAAGACCTCGGGAAATATAGCAAACGGTTACTCACGACGGATAAAGGGTCGTGATATCCGTacctaaccggatatcacggcgcagATATCGCTCGATGACGATTACGGATCAGTAATTAACgagaaaggaagatttttaccttttttagacttgtgctagggatgaaactctcctactatataaaggggcaGTTTTTCTTTTGTAACTCACATTGCAAGTTTGCAACACACGAATCAAAGCAATACAAATTCATTCTCTGCTTTCTAGCTACTACAAAAGTTTCTTATTTAATTGTTCTGTTCTTTGTTCATAACTGTGCTCGAGCCAAGGGTCCAATCGAGGGCAAAATTATTATTCAACCTAGGTTCGGGTTAGGCCATAACATCATAACTGGTTTGATAGTTAATCTTGtctttaattcatttatctaatattcttgattatttgtgttgaatcaatccatgtatccttaaaatcgcgtacaaatttaattgttatccgatttaagGATATACAACCACATTTATCGAATGAATATTCCAAAAATACCTATTTCTCTAGTAATTtcacttctttatttttttttgcttttgaAAAACTTTTTAGGTAGTACAAATGCCCGATATGAACGTGTTTAGCAGCCAATTTCTTCTAGGTCATGCAGATGTAATTAATGGTGGAAAATGACACTACAATGTGTAAAAGAACACTTGTAATATGTCATAAAACCATTCTTTCCATATTTATGAATGCACAATATACTCTTCAAGGTAATTATGTCAAAAGCATATGGAGCTTACCGCATCAATTAGTAAAAAGTAAAAACAGtagataaaaaataaaacataCATGCTGTTAACTGAAACATTCTCTCTCGTTCTACAACCAACTGTACATTCTCATGCAAACAAACCCACACCACTAATGGAAACATGATAAAGATGCTAATGATATCAAACAACAGCTGTTCTGAATTAGCAGTTAAAACTTTTGAAGATAGCACAAGAAACAAAGTTGCCACCACATGCACCATTACTGTTTGTTGATTGAGCAAATTGTTGAACTCATCTCCTCCAACCAGGTTGAAGCGCTTTTTCTGCAAACGCAAAAAAAGGTAATCATTGAGGAGTTGATGACACTACTCAACTATGATACCTCAATCTCAAACTTGTTGGAGTCAGTTATATATGTCCTCTATATCCATAGAGTTCTATTCAGAAGGTGACGTTATTCAAGTCAATGAAAATTAAAGAGCTCGTAAACATCTGACCTAATGACTACAAGAACCAATTGAGAAGAAAACAAGAAAGAGGACATCAAAAACACAGCAATAAAAGAAATACACATTAATCCATTATACACATGCAAGTGGTTTGATAGTTCTAATTGGCacctgagagagagagagagatagactTTCATGAACCAGCATAGAGGTGATCACAAAGAAACAATGACGCAGCATCATCCAGTCTTAAAGAATGGATTTTAATCATCAATGATTGAAATAAGTTAATTAAGAAGAAGAAATTTTCCAGATATAGCTTACTTGACCTGACTAAATTCAAGCTTGTAAATAAAATATTGATTTACTTTTTTGATAAGCAactttatttcttatttatttaaactaaaaaacatTTCAATTAACATATAAGCAATAATGAAGGAACTAATTTGAGGCAGCTTTGCGTCATCAAAAGGAAATTTCAAAACTTTCCatacaactcaacaagaaagtaTATTTTCCTATAAAAGGCAAACTTGGAAAGAGAAGTCTGTATTCTTAGTTTCTTACCATCTTTAGAAACTGACATTGATCTGTTGTTCTTGTTTCCACTTTTTCCATTTGCTTGAACAGGCCTTTGCACCCGAGGTGACAATGAGCTGATTTTGCCATTGGTAGAGGATGGTAGAGAATGACGCCGGACAACACCATTTTCAGCTCCATCTTCACTTACCTTAGGAGACCCTTGTGCTTTAAGCTTCGCCTTTGCAGATTGAGTTGATGCCATATAGCTGGGTACACTTGGTGTATTCTGAGAGATATTCTCAGAGTTCTCTTCCTTTGATGGAAGAGATCGCCTCCTCCTAGTTCTCTCTTTACTAGTTTGATCTTCTTTGGAGCTAAGCTCCTCATTAACAATTGGACTGTTCTTGCTCTTACCAACATTTTCCTCTTCTAATTGCTGTTGCTCAACTGTAGGATGATCATGCAACACATCATTTGGTTCCTCCCCAGCTACTTGCATAGGAGCTTCAGTCAAAGCTAACTTGTCAATTTCAGAAATTGAATCACTCAGAGCTTCAGTCAAAGCTAAATTGTCAATTTCAGAAATTGAATCACTTGTTTTCTCAGGAGAATTAACCACCAGTACTTCACCAACATTAGAAGCTGAGGATATTGAGGTTTTTGCCTGAGCTTGAGCTGGAATAGGAATCTGTCGTGCCTTATCAGTTTCTGCGTCTGACTTTTCTGGAGGTGTTGCCACAGCTGCAGTAACTCTTCTTAGATTCCGTTTGACCCTCTCAAGTTCATTTTGAGGTTGATCTTGCACTGATTCTATCTGATGAGTCATGGCTTTCCTCATGTTACGCCTGGTTTTTTCTGGTTCAGAAGAACTTACAGTACTAGCATCACCAGTTGCTGCTGAAAGAACCTTCCTGACACTCCGTTTTGATCTTACTACTTCTGTCCCAACAGTCTGTGCGCTGGCTTGTTTTTTCTGTGACTTTGTGTCAACAACTTTCTTTGGTTGTGGAAGTGGCTCCCAAAAGCGAGATAGCGACCAGCGTTCAAGCCACTGCCAAACTGAATTAGGTTCACACTCATCATACTGAAGGCTCAAGGGCATGGCGATTGGCACTGCAGCAAGAAGCTAAAACAAGAAACAATAGAACTgtcaaattatattcatgtctacAGAAAGAATATTTTACTATTTACTTGTCATCAGTTACTACGTTCATTTGTTATCCTTCACATCCATTTCAGAAGAAATATCATTAGAGCTTAGTGATGTACATCATATGGTATTAGCTTTTGTCATTTGAAGCAACTCCCCTCCTTCCTCCCTCTGCGTGAACACTTCTTCCTTTACCGTAATCCTACCATTCTTTTCAGAATATATTGGTACCTGACAACTCTTAATATACCATGAACAAGAACCTGAACAACCTCTCAACTAGTAAATAACTCTTTTCCAAGGATTAAGGCATCAAAGACCGATTTGATACTACACATATTTAACTTCCTCGGCAAATATAGTATCACAACTTTCTGGTTTCAGCTGACTTGGAAGGCATCAAGGCACTATCAAATTGACCTGAGAAGACTATGACTATCATCACAATAAAGACAAATCCAAAATATTCCAGATCACTAAAGGGCCAAAAGAGGCATCAGTTATACTCATTCAGACAAGGCGAGTTGTAGTAAAGGATGGACATGATGCAGAGGAAGTTAGGATTATTTGGGAACTTGGGCATATGTGCAGAATATCAAATTTCTTTATCCAATAAAACAAAACAAACCTTTTTATAAAAtcaacttttttatttttatttttttagataaGGTAATGGATTTCACAtaaggcatcaagaagatgcaaagtTTACAATGCAGGAAAAGATAAAAAGACAGTGTTACTCTATTACAACTTATTATAAAATCAACTTATTATATATTAAAGAAACAGAAAGTTGAAGATATATCAGATACCAGGTTATTCTAACCTTCTAAGATGGATTCTTTCTGTTTTGTTTCATCTGAGGGAGAAAAGGTCAACAATACCTTGCAAACAAATGCACTAGCTGTTAGCTTTTCTGGCCTAACAGACATGCTTACAACAGTTAAGTCCACCTGCTTAGCATCCTGGTCAAACAGAGAACACACATAATGCAGGGTCAATAGCACAAACATATTATATATCATGTGTAAAACACATGAAAACTATCCAGAAACTTATCAAGGTAAAAGAACAGGAACAGAGGCACATTAGCAGATCTGATACATGTTCATGGTGATCGCTGGCAACAAAGTCAAACTTTGCATTTTGTGCTCCGCTAACTTTATCAAAAGTGACAAAACACCATTTGGGATGGGACCTCATACTTTCAAAGTGAAAACATTGGATGAAGAGGGTATGCTCAATATAAGAAAAGCATGATCTATGTACAAATTTAACTGGTCCCATTTAGAGACTCATTTTATTGATTTGAATTCTTAAGAGGCAGAATACTTGGGGAAAATTGGTAAAGTAGATTAAGATGACGAAAAGGGAAATTAGATGGAGCAAATTGGGATGGAAACTAAGTAAATGCTCAAAAAAGTTCATACATagttaaagaacttttaaagaaAGTAGAAAAGATTACagaacataaaaaaatatttgacCGTGATTGCTTcaataagaaataactctgcttaTGTAAGATTCATATTTTTAATAATGCATTCGAAGATGGCAATTGAAGATTCTTCATCAAAAAGAAATAGATGGCAATTGAAGATAATCCCACATCCAATTCTATGTGACACTATTCATTTTGGAACAACTTAGTGATTGACACACTATTAGAAACACAGGCACTGTCAAAAATTCTTTTAAGTTTTAGAAAATATGAAATCATAAATTTATAACTTAAACTATCAAATTCATTTATCCAAGCTTAGACCAGCAATCTATGATTCTGGGGTCCAACTAATGTTAAATAGAACTTTCTTCTAGCCTACAGGTATAATATGTCAAACTAGCTCCTTAATCTTTGCTCATAAAGATCGAGTCAATCTCATTCTTATAACAATGCTTTCACGAAACAGGACGAGAATAGTGGCGGGAGATGAGCAagaaaaaggaggacattttcacAAAAGCATTTAATAAGACATTTATTCCAAGACTTACCTTAAGTTCTCCGTAATTGTACCCCCTAAGGACCTGATGGGCGGGATCTGAAAGTCTAGCCCTTTGACCACGAGCTAATGCCTGAACACTAACAATTGACCGCATGCAGCGTAGAGTAGCAACTGCCTGCCTCCTTACCAAGTGCCCACGAATAAGAGCTTGGAGCCGTATAATGCCTTTAAGTGCTCGAAATGCCTGACGAGCCTGACAAATGTTACAAGTACATAAGTTATGGTCCCCTTCAACAAAAAGAACAATTCAAGGTGGGTTATTTGCTTGTaattagaagaaactaaaagcaTTGGagctttttcagtttttagtaaaccACTTATTCTACTTATAGCAATACTGAACCCTGCAGACAGGCAGGCAAGCAAGATATATAGATTTAGCTTCTAGACTTTATATCGGATTCTATTTGAAATTTGATATACATAAAGAGAAACACCTCTCTTATCCAGAAGTAAAGTAAAGTAAAGTAAAAGAAATAAGAAACACAAATACACCCAATTAGTGCATCTGAAACTTGGATCATCATGAGGATGCATTTACTCAAGTCCCCAATCACTGTTTGGTGAATAACACTCCTAGTCACACAGAAAATAGCAATGCAGAAGATCATAGAACATCAAAAAAACTCCTGATAAACAGAATAAAAGGCTTTATATTTTGTTTACACTTTTAGAAATTTATGCATATATGGATGTACATTCAGAATGTATTTGCAAGTGTAAACTAAGTCAAATATTAACCAACGGATATTGGCATTTTTAGTGAAGACACCACTGTTCATCAAATAGTGATATGATGTGCTATGAACATTACCAAGTAACCCCTAAAGGCTGCTTGTGCTTTTGTTGCAGCTTGCTCTAGCCTTTTTAACTCGGCATCATCAGCTGAAAGCGCTCCATTTGTAACTTGCGACTCTATATCTTGTATCACAGAGGATAAAGCAGCACTATCACATGTGATGCCAATGCTTGTCCCCTTCTCCACTGCAGTCTCAGAACCCCTATCAACATTCTGGATTGGTGGATTAGGGGCAAGATCCCCCACAAATGCCTTTGTCACAAACCTTTTCTCACCGCTGATGTCCTACATATGGAACACAGATTGAGATGGTAAATATTTCGAAAACTATTCTTAAGCAAAATTATAGATACGAAGAAAAAGGAAACTTTGGACTAAAGAGTATTTCAAATAAATGTGTACAGGCTTAAATTGCTAGAGTTAAAGCAGTGGAATAATTTAAAACTGAGGCTTGGTACGTAGGTTATTTACTACTCCCCCGTCCCAATTTATGTAGCGGTGTTTGActaggcacggagtttaagaaagaaatgaagacttttgaaagtTGTGGTAAAAAAACAAGCCATCACCCACAATCAATCCACAAGGCTTCACGCAACTAGAGCAACCTTTGAAGGCACTCGGCCTTGATCACCCTTTCAACTATGTATCCTGCTTTTTCCCCGAGGGGagccgagattttgaatatgtgTGCCTTCATCGCCTTTGGAGAGCCCCTTCTTTCCAATCTATAAATATAGTACTGGCTCGCTATTCATATTATTTCTGCTTGATTGGTACCAAGAACTCCATTTTCACTGATTTCTGGGTCTGGGCGCTTAGCAGCTCCTAGAAATtggtgtggctataaatcatcttGTTAAGGGTAAATCAGGAAACTTAAAGTAAATTTGCTTCTACATAAGGAAGTATGATATTCTTTTTGTGACAGAATAACCAGCAAAGTATgacacataaattggaacggaagAGTATTAATTTTTTAAGATAAGTGGCTTAATATATTAGAGATTACATTTGCATCCCACTTCTTTACTCTCACAACCAAATCATATGAATTTCATTGCACTCTAGTAATGTTTTATTTTGCACCTGATTTTAATAATCTTGTTCTTCAAATTTCATCAAGCCATTGTCCCTAAATGATATAAAAAGAAATCATGAAAATATCAACAATTTCATAAGTAAAAGGGggaaagagggggggggggggggggttacagCCAGTAGCTAAGATGATTACTTAATAATCCATGAAAGTCTCTAATTTCCCAAAGGTCAAATCTAACACAAGTAGCAAATTGTTTCATAaaagagataaaaaaaaaaacGTATAACTTTAAAAGCACAGCCAGAAAGTAATTTTCATGCATCCAGGATTCATTTTTATAAGGGAAAACAACAAGAGCAGGGAAGAGAGAGAATATATTGTCTTCGAAAACCAGCCCGGTAGCAATATCTAAGACTAGAAAACACTGACTATTGCAGCCAGAGACAGCCAAGAACACTAATGTACAATAAAAGCCTCTCACACCTTTGACAAACTAGACTTGGATGACTTTTTCCCAAAAAGCACAGCCTTGATCCATTTTCCCGGAGACTTCCCCATTACTAAAAGCCTGACGCTGGGAACAATGGGACTTCAACTCAATCCTGCATTAAtcaaaaagatttaaaaaaagaagaagaagaatgctTTTAGAGCTTAGTTAAATATATGGTAGTGCGCACATATTGAATTTTGAGTTTAAGTTATACACGTAGTATTAACGGCAATATTCATTTCCGAAGACACCATATAAAGATGACTATCCATAGGAAGCAAACACTTTTTTAAGAGATTCAGCAGCTCAGGGATTAACAAGCTTGCAGCTGTAAAAAGGTGATCTTTTTTTCACACAGTCATGAAGCTGCAAAAATCAATTTCTTTATGACTTCCGTGTTGCAATGCAAGTGAACCTCTACAAAGAATGTCTTACAGTTTCGCTGCTAGTCCACTCATTGATCTTGCACGTATTAATCGAGATCATCAACTTACTTGGACTCTAGAGGAGAAATTTATCAGCTACTCTAATGACCTACATGTATTTTCTCATTGCAATAGCTCGTGATATTTTAGCACCGCCAGTCCAAACAAGCCAAACTTATCACTAGAAAAAAGGTGGAAATGAGCAGAGGAGTGAAAGCACAAAATGAAATTATAAGGATTCTAAGTTAATCCCATCCAAATAAGAGGGAAAAGTGCAAGAAAAATATAGCACCCTTGGCCTAGTGTTCTCAAGTTCAAATCACAATGGAGACGAAAAACA
Protein-coding sequences here:
- the LOC104087163 gene encoding protein IQ-DOMAIN 31-like isoform X2, producing MGKSPGKWIKAVLFGKKSSKSSLSKDISGEKRFVTKAFVGDLAPNPPIQNVDRGSETAVEKGTSIGITCDSAALSSVIQDIESQVTNGALSADDAELKRLEQAATKAQAAFRGYLARQAFRALKGIIRLQALIRGHLVRRQAVATLRCMRSIVSVQALARGQRARLSDPAHQVLRGYNYGELKDAKQVDLTVVSMSVRPEKLTASAFVCKLLAAVPIAMPLSLQYDECEPNSVWQWLERWSLSRFWEPLPQPKKVVDTKSQKKQASAQTVGTEVVRSKRSVRKVLSAATGDASTVSSSEPEKTRRNMRKAMTHQIESVQDQPQNELERVKRNLRRVTAAVATPPEKSDAETDKARQIPIPAQAQAKTSISSASNVGEVLVVNSPEKTSDSISEIDNLALTEALSDSISEIDKLALTEAPMQVAGEEPNDVLHDHPTVEQQQLEEENVGKSKNSPIVNEELSSKEDQTSKERTRRRRSLPSKEENSENISQNTPSVPSYMASTQSAKAKLKAQGSPKVSEDGAENGVVRRHSLPSSTNGKISSLSPRVQRPVQANGKSGNKNNRSMSVSKDELYGYRGHI
- the LOC104087163 gene encoding protein IQ-DOMAIN 31-like isoform X1, translated to MGKSPGKWIKAVLFGKKSSKSSLSKDISGEKRFVTKAFVGDLAPNPPIQNVDRGSETAVEKGTSIGITCDSAALSSVIQDIESQVTNGALSADDAELKRLEQAATKAQAAFRGYLARQAFRALKGIIRLQALIRGHLVRRQAVATLRCMRSIVSVQALARGQRARLSDPAHQVLRGYNYGELKDAKQVDLTVVSMSVRPEKLTASAFVCKLLAAVPIAMPLSLQYDECEPNSVWQWLERWSLSRFWEPLPQPKKVVDTKSQKKQASAQTVGTEVVRSKRSVRKVLSAATGDASTVSSSEPEKTRRNMRKAMTHQIESVQDQPQNELERVKRNLRRVTAAVATPPEKSDAETDKARQIPIPAQAQAKTSISSASNVGEVLVVNSPEKTSDSISEIDNLALTEALSDSISEIDKLALTEAPMQVAGEEPNDVLHDHPTVEQQQLEEENVGKSKNSPIVNEELSSKEDQTSKERTRRRRSLPSKEENSENISQNTPSVPSYMASTQSAKAKLKAQGSPKVSEDGAENGVVRRHSLPSSTNGKISSLSPRVQRPVQANGKSGNKNNRSMSVSKDEKALQPGWRR